GACAGCGGATTCTCCGTATTCCGTGTGATTGTGAAAGACGAAAAAGCCCCCGTTGTCGTAACGGGGACTTTTCCCGATTTAAGGCAGGGAGAATCGCTCAAGATGGATGGCGATTGGGGGTACCACCCCAAGTACGGCCGTCAATTCAAGTGCACCTCGTTCACTGTTGCTGTAACCGAAAGCGAGAACATCGCCGAATATCTTTCCAGCGGTCTATTCAAGGGTATCGGCCCCAAGACGGCCGAGGCCATCGTGAAGGTTTTCGGCGAAGACACCGTCGACATCCTCGACAACCATCCGGACATTTTCCGCAAAGCAAAGATCAAGGGCATCACCGCCAAGAAGGTCGAAGCCTTCCTCGCCGCATGGCAAATGAACCGCCACAGCAGGGAAACGATGCTGTTCCTGTATGGCCACGGAATCGCGGGCAGTGTCGCCAGGAAACTCTGGAACCAGTTCGGGCAAGAGACTATCGCACGCATTACGGAAAACCCCTACCTGCTCTGCGAAGAAATCTGGGGTATCGGCTTCTTGAAGGCCGACGAAATCGCGACGAAGGTAGGCATTGCCAAGGATAGCCCCAAGCGCCTGCAGTCCGCCCTCATGTACGTGCTGCAGGAATCCAGCTTTAACGAAGGCCACGTGTACCTCCCCAAGGACACCCTGCTCGAAAAGACCTTCCGGATCTTGCGCATCCCGATGGAAGACGACGATGCCGCCTACGGGCTTATCCGACAGTTCGACGACCTTTGCGAACACGAGCGCATCCGGCGTGTCGACGACGACTGCTTTTACCCGCCGATGTTCCGCGCCGAACAGAGCATTGCAGACAACATCCTGTACCGGCTGGCGGGCAACGCGCTCCCGACCGCGGGTTTCGAGCGTTCCCTCATGGACTGGGAACACCAGCACAAGTTTGCCTTCGACCCCATACAAAGGAAGGCCATCGAGATGGCGCTCGCCTACCGCATTTCCATCATCACTGGCGGCCCCGGTACCGGCAAGACGACCATATTGAAGGGCATCCTCCACCTCGCACAGAAGATGGACGAGAGCGTTTTCCTCGCCGCCCCCACGGGCCGTGCGGCAAAGCGCATGAGCGACCTCTGCGGAATGCCTGCACGCACCATACACCGCATGCTCGAGATGGACCCCGCCACAAAGAAGTTCAACCGGAACGCCGAGAACAAGCTCCCCTGCGACTTGCTTATAATCGACGAATTCAGTATGGTCGACACCTGGCTTGCGGCCGCCCTCTTCGAGGCCATTCACGCAAAGACGCGCATCGTACTCGTGGGCGACTCAGACCAGCTACCAAGCGTAGGCCCCGGGAACGTGCTAAACGACCTCATCCGCTGCCCGCGGATTCCGACAACGCGCCTACAGCATATCTTTAGGCAAGCCGGCGGAAACGACATCGCCGACAAGGCTGCAAAGATCAACGCCGGAATCGTCCCCTCGCCCATCGAGGGTCCGAACTTCCACTTCATCCCGTTCGAGGATCCCGAAGAGGCGAAGAACATTCTGCGCGAACTGCTTACGACCGGAGTGCGAGCCAAACTCGACATCGACCAGAAAACCGACCTGCAGATCCTCACCCCGATGCGCAAGGGCCCCCTCGGCATATTCGAACTCAACAGTTTCTTGCAGGAACTGCAGAACCCGGGCAAGGCACGCCACAGGATTATGGGGGTCGGCTGGAGCGACGGCGACAAGGTGATGCAGATAAAGAACAACTACGACAAGAACGTGTTCAACGGTGACGTCGGCATCATCTTCAAGGTCCACAAGGACGACGAGAAGGTCACCGTATTCTACGACGACAAGACTGTCGAGTACGAGGGCGACGAACTGGAGCAGCTCACCCTCGCCTATGCCAGCACCATCCACAAGAGCCAGGGAAGCGAATACCCCGCCGTAATCGTCATCCTCGATTCTAGCCACTACATGATGCTCCAGAGGAACCTCATCTACACGGCGATTACCCGCGCCAAGGGCCACGTATGGGTACTTTCTGCCCCAGGGGCTTTCTCGACCGCGGTCCGCAACAACCGCAGCATACGCCGCTACACCCGCCTTACCGAGCGCCTAGGATAGCTATATGTGCAGGAGCGTTTCATGAAAAAGGCAAAAAAGGGTAATTTAGGCAATATGTTTCCGAAATTTCGCAGTTTTTTCACTTAAATCCTTTGCTTTTTGGCTTATTTTTGTTTATTTTCAAGAAAAACAGACTAGAGGTACTCTTATGAACTTCAAAAAAATTCTTCTCGGTTCTGCCATCGCAGCCGCATCCTTCGGATTTTTCGCATGCGGCGATGAAGGTTCCAGTGATCCCGTAGTCGGTCCCGACGGAAAGGAACCGGCCGGTCCCAAGATTGATATTCCCAAGCAATCCGCACTTTCCCCGATTACCGTTAACGGTCTGAAGGTGACCGTGATGTCCGGTACCAACGGCATGCGTGGTTCCCTGGGCGGCGTCATCAAGATCGACCCGGAATTCATGGACACCTCCGAGCCCTACACCGCCAATGTCGATGTCAAGATTGACAGCGTGTCTTTCGCCGTGGGTAGAGTCATCGACGGGAAGCCGTACCAGGAAAAGATCAACATCAACCTCGATGGTCAGGTGTTCCCGACCGACATGGTGTCGTTCTCCCAGAAATACATCGAGTTCTCTGAACTCAGCACCTGCGGCGAATTCCAGCTCTACATTTTTGCCTACTCCAGCAGCAAGGAAGAAGGTATCAAGACCTCGCTCTACACGACCGTCATCGATACGCTCAAGTTCACGCGCCCCGAAGCGGAATGCAAGACACCGGAGCCGATTGAGTCCTCCTCTTCTGCTGCCGCAGTCTGCACTCCGGTAACCGCAAACGAACTCGTGCTTTCCAACACCTCGGGTGGTGCCCTGACGGCCATCAACTTCGAAACCGGTGCTGCCGACAATCCGCACGTCACGCTTAAGTTCACGGGCGGAGATGCCTTCCTCGTTCCGGGTGCCGGCACGACCATTTACGAAGACAACAACCAGATTTCCGGCCTCCTGCCGACCAAGAGCCCTGTCTGCAAGGAAGACTTCTCGAGAAGCAGCATGCCTCTTGACGCCGATGAAGAACTGGTGAGCGGCCTCTGGCTTGATGTTGTCACCGCCGATGGCAAGATGTTCCCGCTCATGATCCAGAAGGTGATGAAGGAAGCCAACACCAAGGGCACTGTCAACATCGTCTACTACAAGTAATCGCTAGGCAAAACCTTTATCGAGCCCTCCCCCTGCGGGAGGGCTTTTTTGTGGAATAAAGCACTACTTTCTCATTTTTAAATTAAATTAGCCTAACTTTATTAGATTAATCTAATTTTAGCAAGGATTTTTTTCTATTATTGCTTTCATCAAAAACAATAAATAGGAGAAACCTCATGATTAAACTTGTACTAGTCCGCCACGGCGAAAGCGAATGGAACAAGAAGAACCTCTTTACCGGCTGGATGGATGTCGACCTGAGCGAAAAAGGTCACGAAGAAGCGACCGCTGCTGGCCAACTTTTAAAAGCCGAAGGCTACGATTTTGATTTGTGTTACACCTCGTACCTGAAGCGCGCCATCCATACGCTGAACCACATGCTCGACGAGATGGATAGAGCATGGCTCCCCGTCGTAAAGAGTTGGAAACTGAACGAGCGCCACTACGGAGACCTGCAGGGCAAGAACAAGTCCGAAGCCGCCGAGAAGTTCGGTGAAGAGCAGGTAAAGATTTGGCGTCGTTCCTTCGATATCAAACCGCCCGTACTCGCCGATGACGATGAGCGCAGCGCAAAGAAACAGGCCATGTACCGCGATGTAGACGAATCATTCCTCCCGCAGAACGAAAGCCTTGAAACGACAATTGCCCGCGTAATCCCCTACTACCTCGAAGAAATCAAGCCGCAAATGAAAGCCGGCAAGCGTGTCGTGATTGCCGCCCACGGCAACTCCCTTCGCGCCCTAGTGATGTACCTCGACAAGATGAGCAAGGAAGAAGTTCTCGGCCTGAACATCCCGACCGCAACCCCGCTCGTCTACGAGTTCGATGACAATCTGAACCCGGTTAAGCACTACTACCTAGGAGACCAGGAAGCCCTCAAGGCCAAAATGGAAGCCGTAGCCAACCAGGGCAAGAAAAAGTAGCGCACCATACTGTTGTGTCTTCAGAAAATTCGGAGCCGATGGCCCCGATGTTTTCTAAATTTGTGCTCGGATTTTAATTCAACTGGCTAGGCTCAGGCCGAGCTCAAGGAGACACAACATGCTCAAGAAGCTTTCCAATTTCCCCGGCATCAAGGGACCGGTCGTCACCATCGTGATGGACGGTTTTGGCATCACCGATAAGGTCGAAGGCAACGCCATCAAGGCTGCCCGCACCCCGACACTTGACAACCTCTTCAAGATGTACCCGAACGTGCTCCTGAAGGCTCACGGCCGCGCCGTGGGTATGCCGACCAACGAAGACATGGGTAACTCCGAAGTGGGTCACAACGCCATCGGTGCCGGCCAGGTGTACAACCAGGGTGCCGCCCTCGTGCAGGATTCCATCGTCTCCGGCGAAATCTTCGGCCGCGACGCCTGGAAGGAAATTGCCGAGAACGTTCGCGCCAAGAACACCGTGCTCCACTTCATCGGCCTCTTCAGCGACGGTAACGTCCACTCCAACATCAGCCACCTCAAGGCCATGGTCGCCCAGGCCAAGAAGGAAGGCCTCAAGAAGGTCCGCGTGCACATCCTCCTCGACGGTCGTGACGTGCCGGAAACTTCCGCTCTCGATTACGTCGGCCCGTTCGAAAAGTTCCTCGACGAACTCCGCAGCCCGGAATTCGACGTTTGCATCGCTAGCGGCGGTGGCCGTATGCAGATCACCATGGACCGTTACAACGCTAACTGGAAGATGGTGGAACTCGGCTGGAAGACCCACGTGCTCGGCGAAGGCCGCTACTTCGACAACGCCACCCAGGCTATCGAAACGCTCCGTGGCGAAACCAAGGCTATTGACCAAGACCTCCCGCCGTTCGTGATTGCGAAGGACGGTCAGCCGGTCGGTACCATCAACGATGGCGACTCCGTAGTGTTCTTCAACTTCCGTGGCGACCGCGCTATCGAAATCACCCGTGCCTTCGAAGAAGAATCCTTCAACGAATTTGACCGAGTGCGCTTCCCGAAGGTCTGCTACGCCGGCATGCTCCAGTACGACGGCGACCTCAAGCTCCCGAACCGCTTCTTGGTGCCGCCTCCGGCCATCAAGGAAACCAGCGGTGAATGGCTTGCCGAAACGGGCGTGAAGCAGTTCGCTTGCTCCGAAACGCAGAAGTACGGCCACGTGACCTACTTCTGGAATGGTAACCGTTCCAGCAAGTTCGACGGCGAAACCTACCTCGAAATTGAATCTGACGTTGTTCCGTTCGAACAGCGCCCGTGGATGAAGGCCGCCGAAATCACCGACGCCATGATCGAAGCCTTGAAGAGCGGCAAGTACCAGACGCTCCGCTGCAACTTCCCGAACGGCGACATGGTGGGCCACACTGGTAGCTTCCGCGCCGCTACGATGGCTATCGAAGCTGTGGACATCGGCCTCGCCCGCTTGCTCCCGGTAATCGACGCCCTCGGTGGTGTCGCCATCATCACGGCTGACCACGGTAACGCCGACGAAATGTACGAAATCGACAAGAAGACCGGCATGCCGAAGGTCAACAAGGACGGTACCTTCAAGGCCAAGACGAGCCACACGCTCAACAAGGTTCCTTGCATCCTTTACGATAACGTAACGGGTGGCAAGCTCGGTCTCAAGGAAGGCGACTGGGGTCTTTCCAACATCGCTGCTACGACGGCCAACCTCCTCGGCCTCGAAAAGCACGAAGCTTGGGATGATTCCATGCTCATCATCAAGTAACCCGAATGTCATCCCCGCTATACGATACTTGGCAACTTGTTGCCTCAGTAGAGTTATCCTCTTTGGGGAGAAGGCGGGGATCTTTCTTTCAAGAATAAAAAAAGCGCTCCCGAAGGAGCGCTTTTTAAATCTAATTCAGGCGATTAGTTGCAGCCACCGTACGGTCCAACCTTGGTAACGGCAAACGTACCGCTGACACCGTCAGCCCCCGTTATCTTGAACTTGAGCGAAGAAAGCTGCTTTGCGGCAACAGTTCCTGATATCTTCGTCGCTCCTGTATACCATGACGGCTGTTCAAATTCACCCCAAGCGATATCCACGACATTCAATGTCGTCGACTTTGCCAGTTCAAATGCCGGATTCGCATTTTGAATCGATTTTTCGACAGCATTGGTTAGACCAAGTTCAATCGACATCTTAACAGTCGCTTTGTATTCAACGCAAATACCACCCAACTTGGAAGCATCGCCCTCATACGAGTTGTTTTTTCCAAAGCCGAAAGCAAAGCCGACATATCCGTCGTAGCCAAGGTTTTCGGAACCACCAAGCGAGAAGCTACCACAAACGCCACCGCAAGCCTCGACCACAGGAGTCATGTCACCCTTGGCATCCGGTTCAACCTGCCAATCTATGGAGGATTCACCACCATTTTCATTATCATCGTACTTGTACCACCAGCCACCGTCGTTGTTTCCAACCGGCACATGCGACTTGCCGAGGGAGCCATCCCACAGTTCAAGCTTGATGGTGCCGTCGTCCACGACAACCGAACTGGAACTCTTCGGCGGGACCGTAGAGCTGGACACAGGCAATGCAGCAGAACTGCTGGACGGAGTCAGCTCGCTAGAAGAGCTGGGAATCAGCAGGGAACTGCTGGACAGGAGCGGCAGAGTCTCGCTGCTAACCGGAACGGCGTCAGATGAGGACTGGACCAGGCTTGCCTGGGCAATCGAATCAAGCACATGCTGACGAATGGAATCCGCATTCAGCGGGGTGTCCTGCGGGTTCTGGGCCTGAGGCTGGTCTCCTCCGACCGGAGGTGCCGTCACACCTGTTTCGCCAGATTCATTACAGGCAACCAAAGTGCAGATTGCCAAAAGACCGAGTAATTTTTTCATTTTGTCTCCTCGTGATATTTTCCTAATTATGGTATATATATATTTTTTTACCTGCAAAAGCCAATGAAAAACAAATTTTGACAGTCAAAATCACGGAAAATGCAAAAGAACGCACGAAAAAAGATTATGACAGTTGCCGCCCTCATCCTGATTGTAGCGGTGTAGAAGAACAAGGACGCCGACTTTATCTATTTTGACGGAATGATTGGCCGCGTAAACGGCACAGAAGTAAAATAGAAAATTCAAAAATTTCCCACGGTAGCACATTTTTAAGAATGTCAAGTTCTGACATTCTCTTTATGTATATTTGCGTATGACAGCATAAAAGCCATCATCAAACACGAGGAAAATCTATGGAATTCAAGGTAATGGAAAAGCCCGACATGACGGAAGAAGAACTCCGTTATTTTAACGAGCACGATTTTTCAGAAGATTTCAAAGAAGCCCTCGCCAATGGAACCGCAATCGTCAGCAACGGCCCCTGGGAAGAAACCGTAAAGGAAATCAAGGCGCGCAAGGCCCGCGAAGCAACGAAGATGGCATCTTTCCGTTTGCCAGTTTGGGTTATCGAAGGACTCAAGCGCAACGCGGCAAAAGGCGGCGTCAAGTACAGTGAATATGCCATCGAGGTCTTGTCAAAGGCCGCGGTATAAATATATATTCAATGTATGAAACTTCTCGACCAGTTCAGTTATTCGGAACTCAAGCCCGTCCTTTCGACAGAGGGGATGAGGGCGCTTGACAAAGCGGCAAAGGAAGCTCTCGCCGGAGGTGCGTCCGCAATTGAAGCTGGGTACGGCCTGATGAAGCAGGCGGGCGCCGCGCTGTTCGAGAAGGTAGTTGAGACTCTAGATAATTTCGGAATTGGAAAAACGCCGCGATCTGTCGCAGTATTTGTCGGCGGAGGCAATAACGGCGGTGACGGGCTCGTGCTCGCAAAACTACTGATTGAAGCAGGGATTCCCTGCACCACGTATTCGCTTGCCGCCGCGAACAAGTTCCAGAACGAAGCCAAGATGGCACTGGACGATTTTGCGCTGGCAGGCGGCCGTTTAATTCTGTATTCGCCGACAGCGGAAAGTTTGTCGCAGGCAGGAACTGCGCCACGCACGCCGCGGTTCGCTGATTTTGATTTGATTGTCGATTGCATGCTCGGGAACGGAGCGCACGGAGAACTCCGAGAACTGTACGCAGCCGCGGTCCGCGACATTGCCGCATCAAACATCCCGGTTGTCGCAGCCGACGCACCCACCGGTTACGACTCACAGGAACACGTGCGTCGCGAACCCTGTACCCGCGCTTGCGAAACCCTCCTGTTCGGGTTCCCGCGGCTGGATGCATACACTCGCGAAGGCGGGCCCACATTCGGGGAAGCCTCGGTTGCCTCGCTCGGCTACCCCGCAGGCACCGTCGCGCAGTTCAACGAGAACACGTTCCTCGCCACCGAATCGCTCATCCCGCAAATCTTGCCCGAGCGCGACGACTGGGGAGACAAGCGCGCCCAGGGCTGCGCCATGATTGTCGCAGGTTCCGGCGACATGCCGGGAGCCGCCGCGCTCTGCACGCAGGCAGCCCTCCGGAGCGGCGCCGGCCTCGTGACGCTCGCGAGTCCGGACGCCATAATGCCTGTGTTGCAGGCAAAGCTCTCGGAACCCGTATTCTGCAATTTGCAAGATATGTCCGGCCAGGACGGAGACACGGTCGACGACCGCGCCACCGCCCTCTCCCCCGCACACATCCCGCAGATTCTCGAGAAGGCATCACACAACCAGGCGCTCGCCATCGGGCCCGGAATCGGTAGCGCCGAATGCACGCGCGACGCCGTCATCGAAATACTCCCGCAAGTCAAGTGTCCGACGGTCATCGACGCCGACGCGCTGAACGCCATCGCCACACTCAACAAGACTTCGGCAAGCCCCGCCTCCGGCGCGGCATCGTTCCTGC
The sequence above is a segment of the Fibrobacter sp. UWR2 genome. Coding sequences within it:
- a CDS encoding ATP-dependent RecD-like DNA helicase; its protein translation is MKNVTFHSPDSGFSVFRVIVKDEKAPVVVTGTFPDLRQGESLKMDGDWGYHPKYGRQFKCTSFTVAVTESENIAEYLSSGLFKGIGPKTAEAIVKVFGEDTVDILDNHPDIFRKAKIKGITAKKVEAFLAAWQMNRHSRETMLFLYGHGIAGSVARKLWNQFGQETIARITENPYLLCEEIWGIGFLKADEIATKVGIAKDSPKRLQSALMYVLQESSFNEGHVYLPKDTLLEKTFRILRIPMEDDDAAYGLIRQFDDLCEHERIRRVDDDCFYPPMFRAEQSIADNILYRLAGNALPTAGFERSLMDWEHQHKFAFDPIQRKAIEMALAYRISIITGGPGTGKTTILKGILHLAQKMDESVFLAAPTGRAAKRMSDLCGMPARTIHRMLEMDPATKKFNRNAENKLPCDLLIIDEFSMVDTWLAAALFEAIHAKTRIVLVGDSDQLPSVGPGNVLNDLIRCPRIPTTRLQHIFRQAGGNDIADKAAKINAGIVPSPIEGPNFHFIPFEDPEEAKNILRELLTTGVRAKLDIDQKTDLQILTPMRKGPLGIFELNSFLQELQNPGKARHRIMGVGWSDGDKVMQIKNNYDKNVFNGDVGIIFKVHKDDEKVTVFYDDKTVEYEGDELEQLTLAYASTIHKSQGSEYPAVIVILDSSHYMMLQRNLIYTAITRAKGHVWVLSAPGAFSTAVRNNRSIRRYTRLTERLG
- the gpmA gene encoding 2,3-diphosphoglycerate-dependent phosphoglycerate mutase; translated protein: MIKLVLVRHGESEWNKKNLFTGWMDVDLSEKGHEEATAAGQLLKAEGYDFDLCYTSYLKRAIHTLNHMLDEMDRAWLPVVKSWKLNERHYGDLQGKNKSEAAEKFGEEQVKIWRRSFDIKPPVLADDDERSAKKQAMYRDVDESFLPQNESLETTIARVIPYYLEEIKPQMKAGKRVVIAAHGNSLRALVMYLDKMSKEEVLGLNIPTATPLVYEFDDNLNPVKHYYLGDQEALKAKMEAVANQGKKK
- the gpmI gene encoding 2,3-bisphosphoglycerate-independent phosphoglycerate mutase codes for the protein MLKKLSNFPGIKGPVVTIVMDGFGITDKVEGNAIKAARTPTLDNLFKMYPNVLLKAHGRAVGMPTNEDMGNSEVGHNAIGAGQVYNQGAALVQDSIVSGEIFGRDAWKEIAENVRAKNTVLHFIGLFSDGNVHSNISHLKAMVAQAKKEGLKKVRVHILLDGRDVPETSALDYVGPFEKFLDELRSPEFDVCIASGGGRMQITMDRYNANWKMVELGWKTHVLGEGRYFDNATQAIETLRGETKAIDQDLPPFVIAKDGQPVGTINDGDSVVFFNFRGDRAIEITRAFEEESFNEFDRVRFPKVCYAGMLQYDGDLKLPNRFLVPPPAIKETSGEWLAETGVKQFACSETQKYGHVTYFWNGNRSSKFDGETYLEIESDVVPFEQRPWMKAAEITDAMIEALKSGKYQTLRCNFPNGDMVGHTGSFRAATMAIEAVDIGLARLLPVIDALGGVAIITADHGNADEMYEIDKKTGMPKVNKDGTFKAKTSHTLNKVPCILYDNVTGGKLGLKEGDWGLSNIAATTANLLGLEKHEAWDDSMLIIK
- a CDS encoding NAD(P)H-hydrate dehydratase; this encodes MKLLDQFSYSELKPVLSTEGMRALDKAAKEALAGGASAIEAGYGLMKQAGAALFEKVVETLDNFGIGKTPRSVAVFVGGGNNGGDGLVLAKLLIEAGIPCTTYSLAAANKFQNEAKMALDDFALAGGRLILYSPTAESLSQAGTAPRTPRFADFDLIVDCMLGNGAHGELRELYAAAVRDIAASNIPVVAADAPTGYDSQEHVRREPCTRACETLLFGFPRLDAYTREGGPTFGEASVASLGYPAGTVAQFNENTFLATESLIPQILPERDDWGDKRAQGCAMIVAGSGDMPGAAALCTQAALRSGAGLVTLASPDAIMPVLQAKLSEPVFCNLQDMSGQDGDTVDDRATALSPAHIPQILEKASHNQALAIGPGIGSAECTRDAVIEILPQVKCPTVIDADALNAIATLNKTSASPASGAASFLHSIASAAVLTPHRREFERLFGALPTNDIDIPNLLRGIARHTKKAILLKGAPTFVASPDGRVFIVPAHNSGLAKGGSGDVLTGIITALLAQGLPTCEAAVLGALLHQKAGHTAREKLGAFSMLPSDVIDALPQAFGR